Proteins encoded in a region of the Mercenaria mercenaria strain notata chromosome 1, MADL_Memer_1, whole genome shotgun sequence genome:
- the LOC123533960 gene encoding 39S ribosomal protein L14, mitochondrial-like, translating into MNLCRNFSYSLSASLPNRSISTTCCLQELRKLARVKVVDNSMLGRKAVLAGKKVKIIHVYNKPAIGYIGDKVLVTVMGEKKKAYIVGCVQKQKPNVPKFDTNNVVLVEESGAPTGTRIRVPIPSCLRGKEGDFTKILSIATKFV; encoded by the exons ATGAACTTGTGTCGGAACTTTTCATACAGCTTATCAGCGAGTCTGCCCAACCGCAGTATAAG cACAACATGTTGTCTACAGGAGCTCAGAAAGTTGGCTAGAGTTAAAGTTGTGGACAATAGCATGCTGGGCAGGAAAGCAGTTTTGGCTggcaaaaaagtgaaaataattcaTGTGTACAACAAACCAGCAATAGGATATATTGGTGATAAAGTTTTGGTAACTGTCATGGGGGAGAAAAAGAAAGCATACATTGTAGGTTGTGTGCAGAAGCAGAAACCAAATGTTCCAAAATTTGATACAAACAATGTTGTGCTTGTTGAAGAATCGGGAGCTCCAACAGGAACTAGAATACGTGTTCCCATACCATCATGTCTACGTGGAAAGGAAGGAGACTTCACTAAGATATTGTCAATTGCCacaaaatttgtttga